The Chryseobacterium suipulveris genome window below encodes:
- the rsmA gene encoding 16S rRNA (adenine(1518)-N(6)/adenine(1519)-N(6))-dimethyltransferase RsmA, with product MSVKAKKHLGQHFLTDENIARKIVEGLSFDGYQKVLEVGPGMGVLTKYLLEKDAEVFVAEIDVESVEYLKNHYPKLQEQHFTGDFLKINIDEVFDGQVAVIGNFPYNISSQILFKIIDHYEQIPEMVGMFQKEVAERTAAVPRTKDYGILSVLVQALYDVKYFFTVHENVFNPPPKVKSGVIKLTRNPKEGLEGNEVLFKQIVKAGFNQRRKKLSNALKVLNIPENLKSHPFLNKRAEELSVEDFIKFTGEWKKG from the coding sequence ATGAGCGTAAAAGCTAAAAAACATCTCGGCCAACACTTCCTGACCGACGAAAATATTGCCAGAAAAATTGTCGAGGGACTGAGTTTTGACGGCTACCAAAAAGTGCTCGAAGTGGGACCAGGAATGGGAGTGCTCACCAAATATCTCCTTGAAAAAGATGCCGAAGTTTTCGTTGCCGAAATCGATGTTGAATCGGTGGAATACTTAAAAAACCATTACCCGAAGCTTCAGGAACAGCATTTTACGGGTGACTTCCTGAAAATCAATATCGACGAAGTTTTTGATGGACAAGTCGCTGTCATCGGGAATTTTCCCTACAACATTTCTTCGCAGATTTTATTTAAAATCATCGACCATTACGAACAAATTCCTGAAATGGTGGGAATGTTCCAAAAGGAAGTCGCAGAAAGAACCGCCGCAGTTCCGCGTACCAAAGATTACGGAATTCTCTCGGTTTTGGTTCAGGCGCTTTACGATGTGAAATACTTTTTCACCGTTCACGAAAACGTTTTTAATCCGCCACCAAAAGTAAAATCTGGCGTGATCAAATTAACCAGAAATCCGAAGGAAGGTTTGGAAGGAAACGAGGTTTTGTTCAAGCAGATTGTGAAAGCAGGTTTCAACCAAAGACGAAAAAAATTGTCGAATGCGCTGAAAGTCCTGAACATTCCTGAAAACTTAAAGTCTCATCCGTTTCTCAACAAACGTGCGGAAGAGCTTTCCGTTGAAGATTTCATCAAGTTTACTGGGGAGTGGAAAAAGGGTTAA
- a CDS encoding TIGR02757 family protein produces the protein MIADLKEFLDEKADFYNRPEFIENDPIQIPHRFSLMQDIEIAGFLTATISWGNRKSIINDAAKMMELMENSPYDFVQNVAAKELRTLENKSIHRTFNGEDFREFILNLKKVYSKNESLEQLFLMKEDEENFFHALERFRNSFLGAKKHRSHKHVSSTYKNSSAKRLMMFLRWMVRKDKRGVDFGVWRNIDQQFLSVPLDVHTGNISRKLNLIERKQNDWKTVLEMDSVLRKFDAEDPAKYDFALFGIGVSKDF, from the coding sequence ATGATTGCCGATCTGAAGGAATTTCTCGACGAGAAAGCCGATTTCTACAACCGTCCCGAATTTATCGAAAATGATCCTATCCAGATTCCGCACCGGTTTTCGTTAATGCAGGATATCGAAATTGCGGGTTTTCTTACCGCCACGATTTCCTGGGGAAACCGAAAATCCATTATTAATGATGCTGCCAAAATGATGGAGTTGATGGAGAACTCACCCTATGATTTTGTGCAGAATGTTGCGGCTAAAGAGTTAAGAACCCTTGAAAATAAGAGCATCCACAGAACTTTTAACGGGGAGGATTTCCGTGAGTTTATTCTGAATCTAAAGAAAGTATATTCCAAAAACGAGAGTTTGGAGCAACTTTTTTTAATGAAGGAAGACGAAGAAAATTTCTTCCATGCGCTCGAAAGGTTCCGAAACAGTTTTTTGGGTGCAAAAAAACACAGAAGCCATAAACACGTGAGTTCCACTTACAAGAATTCTTCCGCGAAAAGGTTGATGATGTTCCTGCGCTGGATGGTACGCAAAGACAAAAGGGGAGTGGATTTCGGGGTTTGGAGAAATATTGACCAGCAATTTTTGTCGGTTCCATTGGATGTGCATACGGGAAATATTTCCAGAAAACTAAACCTTATCGAGCGGAAACAAAACGACTGGAAAACCGTTCTGGAAATGGATTCTGTGCTACGGAAATTTGACGCAGAAGATCCAGCTAAATACGATTTCGCCCTTTTTGGGATTGGAGTTTCAAAGGATTTTTGA
- the truB gene encoding tRNA pseudouridine(55) synthase TruB translates to MTSEELLHGQIILLDKPLDWTSFQAVNKLKYKLKSEFNLPKKFKIGHAGTLDPKATGLLIVCTGKFTKKIPEIQDAPKEYFTEIKIGVQTESYDTEKPEILHQDYSHISEDFIKETLAKFVGEVDQKPPVFSAIKVDGKRAYDLARKGEEVEMKSRKTTIHYLNQIEIDLPFVRFTVGCSKGTYIRSLAHDFGQELGVGAYLTGLRRTKIGEYSIENGSSKYLENDFRFSEND, encoded by the coding sequence ATGACATCTGAAGAATTACTACACGGACAAATTATCCTCCTCGACAAACCTTTGGACTGGACGAGTTTTCAGGCAGTGAACAAACTGAAGTACAAGCTGAAAAGCGAATTCAACCTTCCGAAGAAATTCAAAATCGGTCACGCTGGAACTTTGGATCCGAAAGCAACGGGTCTGCTCATCGTCTGCACAGGAAAGTTCACCAAGAAAATTCCCGAAATCCAGGACGCACCGAAAGAGTATTTCACCGAAATCAAGATCGGCGTTCAGACCGAATCCTATGACACAGAAAAGCCCGAAATTCTCCATCAGGATTACTCGCATATTTCCGAGGATTTTATTAAAGAGACTTTAGCCAAATTCGTTGGCGAAGTCGATCAGAAACCACCCGTTTTTTCCGCCATAAAAGTGGATGGGAAAAGAGCTTACGATTTGGCAAGAAAAGGCGAGGAAGTTGAAATGAAGTCTCGCAAAACCACGATTCATTATCTTAACCAAATTGAAATCGATCTGCCTTTTGTGCGTTTCACAGTTGGTTGTTCGAAGGGAACCTATATCAGAAGTTTGGCACACGACTTCGGTCAGGAACTGGGAGTTGGCGCATATTTGACGGGATTGCGACGAACGAAAATAGGGGAGTATTCCATCGAAAATGGCTCGTCGAAATATTTGGAGAACGATTTTAGATTTTCAGAGAATGACTAA
- a CDS encoding DUF1003 domain-containing protein, with protein sequence MNRAERREKNMKFLQKVTDGIMWWIGSIPSLIIHTLVFLVAFLLPILGWVNLDTMLLVLTTILSLEAIYLAIFIQMSVNRSHEHIEDLKEDVTEIQEDIEDIQEDIEEISEDIDEISEDIDEIQEDIEDIAEEEDDDDHSERARNVMLKSNVSSNKNNIKELKEMIQNLQKQLEDLRNEEEGDEVSKTD encoded by the coding sequence ATGAACAGAGCCGAACGCCGCGAAAAAAACATGAAGTTTCTACAAAAGGTAACCGACGGAATCATGTGGTGGATTGGCTCCATTCCCTCGCTCATCATTCATACATTGGTTTTTCTTGTCGCGTTCTTGCTGCCGATTTTAGGTTGGGTAAATTTGGACACGATGTTGCTGGTTCTCACTACAATACTGTCTCTGGAAGCAATTTATCTTGCGATTTTTATTCAGATGTCCGTCAACAGAAGCCATGAACATATCGAAGATTTGAAGGAAGATGTAACCGAAATTCAGGAAGACATTGAAGACATCCAGGAAGACATCGAAGAAATCAGCGAAGATATCGACGAAATTTCAGAGGATATTGACGAGATTCAGGAAGACATTGAAGACATTGCCGAGGAAGAGGACGACGACGACCACAGTGAGCGAGCAAGAAATGTAATGCTGAAAAGCAACGTTTCTTCCAACAAAAACAATATCAAGGAGTTGAAGGAAATGATCCAAAATCTTCAGAAACAACTTGAGGATTTACGGAATGAGGAGGAAGGCGATGAAGTTTCAAAAACCGATTAA
- a CDS encoding GxxExxY protein, translated as MSELIYKEESYKIIGVCMEVHRILGHGFSEIIYQDALEVAFRQAGIPFQRSRPYHVVFKGEILPHQYLANFVVFDKIILEVKCVAQVTDEHISQTINFLKISGCKLGLLLNFARGSLQHQRLVL; from the coding sequence ATGAGTGAGCTTATTTACAAGGAAGAATCCTACAAAATTATCGGTGTCTGTATGGAAGTGCACAGGATTTTAGGGCATGGTTTCTCTGAAATTATCTATCAGGATGCGCTGGAAGTTGCTTTCAGACAGGCGGGAATTCCTTTTCAGAGAAGCAGACCTTATCATGTCGTTTTTAAGGGTGAAATTTTGCCACATCAATATTTGGCGAATTTTGTCGTTTTCGACAAAATTATTCTTGAGGTAAAATGTGTGGCGCAAGTGACAGACGAACATATTTCACAAACCATTAATTTTCTGAAAATTTCTGGATGCAAATTAGGTTTGCTGTTGAACTTTGCCCGTGGTTCGCTTCAACATCAGCGTTTGGTATTGTAA
- the rluF gene encoding 23S rRNA pseudouridine(2604) synthase RluF — MEKTRINKYLSEVGYCSRREADKLLEQGRITINGKKPELGTKVSDGDEIFVDGISIKKTEEEHVYIVLNKPVGIVCTTDTKREKNNIVDFVNHPKRIFPIGRLDKPSEGLIMLTSDGDIVNKILRARNNHEKEYIVRVDKPITQKFLEKMRNGVPILGTVTNKCEVEQLDTLSFRIILTQGLNRQIRRMCEFLGYEVKKLKRIRIMNIKLDLPIGKWRDLTSAEMKELNQLLDDSEKTAD; from the coding sequence TTGGAAAAAACGCGCATCAACAAATATCTTTCGGAAGTCGGTTACTGTTCGCGACGAGAAGCCGACAAACTTCTCGAGCAGGGACGGATTACTATTAACGGAAAGAAACCGGAACTGGGAACGAAAGTTTCCGATGGAGATGAAATTTTTGTGGATGGAATTTCCATTAAGAAAACTGAAGAAGAACACGTGTACATCGTTCTGAATAAACCTGTCGGAATAGTTTGCACCACCGATACAAAACGCGAAAAGAACAATATCGTAGATTTTGTAAATCACCCAAAACGGATTTTCCCAATCGGTCGGCTCGATAAACCCAGTGAAGGACTGATTATGCTGACTTCTGATGGCGATATCGTCAATAAAATTCTCCGCGCGAGAAACAACCACGAAAAGGAATATATTGTGCGTGTCGATAAACCTATTACCCAAAAATTTTTGGAGAAGATGAGAAACGGTGTTCCAATCCTCGGAACCGTCACCAACAAGTGTGAAGTGGAGCAGCTCGACACGCTTTCCTTCAGAATTATTTTGACTCAGGGATTAAACCGCCAAATCCGCAGAATGTGCGAATTCCTCGGTTATGAAGTCAAGAAACTGAAGCGGATCCGAATCATGAACATCAAACTCGACCTCCCCATCGGAAAGTGGCGCGATCTGACTTCTGCAGAAATGAAGGAACTTAACCAGCTTCTCGACGATTCCGAAAAAACCGCTGACTAA
- a CDS encoding cell division protein FtsX: protein MAKTVEDFNRRRLRSSNITVVISIALVLFLLGLMGLILINAQKYSDYIKEQLVVNAYFDENYDAKDSAKIVKMEQETFQKIQKLTPVKRATYITREMAAAEAKKSMGIESSALFEENIFPSSVEVALKPEYVDPAKIDEAIKQIKATPGIVDVKNNSTLMVEVYNNLNNILKWILGFSILFLILAVVLINNSIRLKIFAKRFIIKTMQLVGAKRRFILKPFVKEAVILGVIGAILGLAVLFGAWYYFITEIGTPFAQDNNQLIFLVVGIFLLGVLITVLSTIFATWRFLRSNVDDLYYS, encoded by the coding sequence ATGGCAAAGACAGTAGAGGATTTTAACAGAAGACGCCTTCGCTCAAGTAATATCACCGTAGTAATCAGTATCGCACTCGTTTTATTTTTGTTGGGATTAATGGGCTTAATCCTGATTAATGCGCAAAAATATTCGGATTACATAAAGGAACAGCTCGTAGTGAATGCTTATTTTGATGAGAATTATGATGCCAAAGATTCGGCGAAGATTGTGAAAATGGAGCAGGAAACTTTCCAGAAAATCCAGAAACTCACGCCCGTGAAACGTGCAACCTACATCACTCGCGAAATGGCTGCAGCCGAAGCTAAGAAAAGCATGGGGATCGAATCCAGCGCACTTTTTGAGGAAAATATTTTCCCATCATCCGTAGAAGTCGCGCTGAAACCTGAATACGTGGATCCCGCAAAAATCGACGAAGCCATTAAACAGATCAAGGCAACTCCCGGAATTGTTGACGTAAAAAATAACTCCACGTTGATGGTGGAAGTGTACAATAACCTGAACAATATCCTGAAATGGATTTTGGGATTCTCCATCTTATTCCTGATTTTGGCGGTGGTGCTGATCAACAACTCGATTCGTTTGAAAATTTTCGCTAAGAGATTCATTATCAAGACGATGCAGCTTGTTGGTGCAAAACGCCGTTTTATTCTGAAACCCTTTGTGAAAGAAGCGGTAATTCTCGGAGTAATCGGGGCGATTCTTGGTTTGGCGGTACTTTTCGGAGCTTGGTATTATTTCATTACCGAGATCGGAACTCCGTTCGCACAGGACAATAACCAGCTGATCTTCCTCGTTGTCGGGATCTTTTTGCTTGGAGTATTGATCACTGTTCTCAGTACAATTTTCGCAACGTGGAGGTTCTTGCGCTCAAATGTTGATGACCTTTATTATTCATAA
- a CDS encoding zinc-dependent alcohol dehydrogenase family protein translates to MKALVYNGDHAIALEEKPMPKIIDPTDVIVKMSKTTICGTDLGIYKGKNLYMKPGTILGHEGIGIIEEAGENVTSFKKGDKVLISCITSCGSCENCKKQLYSHCKNGGGWILGHLIDGTQAEYVRIPFADNSLYKIPPQIDDEIAVLLSDILPTGHEIGVQYGQVKPGETVVIVGGGPVGMSALLTAQFYSPSKLVMVDLDDNRLALAKELGATHAINSSAANLLDQIKEIVGEDGCDVAIEAVGVPPTWNICQKIVKPGGHIANVGVHGQKVDFEIQDLWIKNLTITTGLVNTNTTPMLLKTVAADKIDLSKMITHRFKLDEIMAAYDVFLNASREKAMKIIINN, encoded by the coding sequence ATGAAAGCTTTAGTTTACAATGGCGATCATGCCATCGCATTGGAAGAAAAACCGATGCCTAAGATTATTGACCCTACAGATGTGATCGTGAAAATGAGCAAAACGACCATCTGCGGAACTGACCTGGGAATTTACAAAGGGAAAAATCTTTACATGAAACCCGGAACAATTCTCGGCCATGAAGGAATTGGAATTATTGAGGAAGCCGGCGAAAACGTAACTTCCTTTAAGAAAGGCGACAAAGTCCTGATTTCCTGCATTACTTCCTGCGGAAGCTGCGAAAATTGTAAGAAACAACTGTACTCTCATTGTAAAAATGGCGGTGGCTGGATTCTGGGACACCTGATCGACGGAACTCAGGCGGAGTATGTGAGAATCCCGTTTGCGGATAATTCTCTCTACAAAATTCCACCACAAATCGACGATGAAATCGCAGTGTTATTGAGCGACATCTTACCGACTGGTCACGAAATCGGTGTTCAGTACGGACAGGTTAAACCCGGCGAAACCGTAGTGATTGTGGGAGGCGGTCCTGTTGGAATGTCTGCACTGCTTACTGCACAGTTCTACTCCCCAAGTAAACTGGTAATGGTGGATCTGGACGATAACCGACTTGCTTTGGCAAAAGAATTGGGAGCAACTCACGCGATTAATTCTTCAGCAGCAAATCTACTGGATCAGATCAAAGAAATCGTTGGTGAAGATGGTTGCGATGTTGCGATTGAAGCAGTGGGTGTTCCTCCAACCTGGAATATCTGCCAAAAAATCGTGAAACCTGGTGGTCACATCGCTAACGTAGGTGTACACGGACAAAAAGTGGATTTTGAAATCCAGGATCTTTGGATCAAAAACCTCACCATTACTACTGGTTTGGTAAATACCAACACAACACCGATGCTTCTGAAAACGGTTGCAGCCGACAAAATTGACCTTTCTAAAATGATTACCCACCGCTTCAAACTGGATGAAATTATGGCCGCGTATGACGTGTTCCTGAACGCTTCCAGAGAAAAAGCAATGAAGATTATCATTAATAATTAG
- a CDS encoding phosphohydrolase, protein MTKEELLNKAVKIASRAHRGQTDKFGAPYIGHIMRVMNYGKTYDEKIVGVLHDVIEDCPEITLEYLLQEGFPNHIIFAIECLTKNPPDQDYTEFVQQTEKSPLAVSVKLNDLRDNMDLTRFTKPITEKDMKRLNKYLNAYLYLKEKY, encoded by the coding sequence ATGACCAAAGAAGAACTTTTAAACAAAGCCGTAAAAATCGCAAGTCGCGCGCACCGCGGACAAACCGACAAATTTGGAGCGCCCTACATCGGCCATATTATGCGGGTGATGAACTACGGAAAAACCTACGACGAAAAAATCGTGGGTGTACTGCACGACGTTATCGAAGACTGCCCGGAAATCACGCTTGAATATCTTTTGCAGGAAGGTTTCCCAAATCATATTATTTTTGCGATCGAGTGTCTGACGAAAAATCCACCTGATCAGGACTATACGGAATTTGTACAACAAACGGAAAAATCCCCACTTGCGGTTTCGGTGAAGCTTAACGATTTGCGTGACAATATGGACTTAACGAGATTCACGAAACCCATTACCGAAAAGGATATGAAAAGGTTGAACAAATACCTGAACGCCTATCTCTATCTCAAGGAAAAATATTAG
- a CDS encoding undecaprenyl-diphosphate phosphatase: MDLIKAIIIAIIEGLTEYLPVSSTAHMIFTSSIFGIQEDEFVKMFQVSIQFGAILAVVFLYWKKFLDFKNLNFYFKLAVAIIPALILGYLLDDKIEAVLGDPVPIAIVLIIGGVFLLFIDKIFTVHTIDDEKEISFKKALIIGFYQCLAMMPGTSRSAASIIGGMQQKLTRKAAAEFSFFLAVPTMLAVCVYSVFVKTWNHNGVEQKGYEMLMQGDNLMLFVVGNVVAFVVAVIAIKFFIGVLTKYGFKPWGWYRIVVGIVLLVYFTQFK; encoded by the coding sequence ATGGATTTAATCAAAGCAATAATCATTGCAATTATCGAGGGTTTAACAGAATACCTCCCGGTTTCTTCAACAGCGCATATGATTTTCACGAGCTCAATTTTCGGGATTCAGGAAGATGAGTTTGTGAAGATGTTTCAGGTCTCGATCCAGTTTGGTGCGATTCTCGCGGTTGTTTTTCTGTACTGGAAAAAGTTCCTCGATTTCAAAAATCTGAATTTTTACTTCAAACTCGCGGTGGCGATTATTCCGGCTTTGATATTGGGATATCTGCTTGACGACAAAATCGAGGCAGTGCTCGGAGACCCGGTCCCAATTGCGATTGTGCTGATTATCGGTGGAGTTTTTCTGCTTTTTATCGATAAGATTTTCACCGTACATACAATTGACGACGAGAAGGAAATTTCCTTTAAAAAAGCATTGATCATTGGCTTCTATCAATGTCTTGCGATGATGCCCGGAACGAGCCGAAGTGCGGCATCAATCATCGGCGGAATGCAGCAGAAACTCACCAGGAAAGCTGCGGCGGAATTTTCGTTTTTTCTTGCCGTTCCCACGATGCTCGCGGTTTGCGTGTATTCAGTTTTTGTTAAAACCTGGAACCATAACGGAGTGGAGCAGAAAGGTTACGAAATGCTGATGCAGGGAGACAACCTCATGCTTTTCGTTGTTGGAAATGTGGTGGCGTTTGTCGTGGCGGTCATCGCTATCAAGTTCTTCATCGGGGTTTTGACCAAATACGGCTTCAAACCTTGGGGTTGGTACAGAATTGTGGTGGGGATTGTGTTGCTGGTTTATTTTACGCAGTTTAAATAA
- a CDS encoding cation:proton antiporter domain-containing protein — protein MGHLPKLIEDLALILIVAAFVVLIFRKIKQPLVLGYIIAGFLVSPNFKIFPSVVDNENIKTLAEIGVIFLLFSLGLEFSFKKLLNVGGSASITAFVEIIFITIAGYFTGKMLGWSTMDSMFLGGMLASSSTTIIIRAFDELGVKTKNFAKTVFGVLVVEDIVVILLMVLLSTIAVTKEFEGTQILFTVAKLLFFLILWFLLGIFLLPTFLKKIKDLIDEEILMILSIGLCLGMVLIATSVGFSAELGAFVMGSIIAETTVAEKIEHTLKSVKDLFGAVFFVSVGMMINYNDMIVYAIPILAVTFLTLFGKLFSSTLGALLSGQPLKQSVQVGMSMAQIGEFAFIVATLGLSLGVISDFLFPVAVGVSAITTFTTPYMIKLSEPFYNWIVKVTPQKYIDRINKYSSNTQSIQVENSWQVLLKNYARIILVNGIIIIGIYLLCSKFIIPNINEHLDNNDIKNIIGIALPILSALPFLWALMMKRPSSGAYGELWQKAKYNRGPLLIIEIFRIILGILTLGFFLDRFASTQISIFITIPVAVIILVLFNKRINRFYNRIEKRFIRNLNDRSEQNVQPDAVTKLAGNSEIKSSLAAWDVHILELEVNPLADYIGKKLIDLQWREKYNVNIGYIKRGDKLIHTPDRHQVLMPHDKVGIITTDDEFQIFKPVFDSFEKPEETNVNEVKLGKILINRHSPAKNLTIRQSGIRDKTDGLVVAIRRGEERILNPESTEILREDDIVFVVGNKKKIEKLNVEI, from the coding sequence ATGGGACACTTACCGAAGTTAATTGAAGACTTGGCTTTGATCTTGATTGTGGCGGCATTCGTCGTCCTCATCTTCCGAAAAATAAAGCAGCCCTTAGTTTTAGGATACATTATCGCGGGATTTCTGGTGAGTCCGAATTTCAAGATTTTTCCATCGGTTGTTGACAACGAAAATATTAAGACGCTTGCCGAAATCGGCGTGATCTTCCTGCTTTTCAGCTTAGGTCTGGAATTCAGTTTCAAGAAACTTTTGAATGTGGGCGGATCCGCTTCTATTACAGCATTTGTAGAGATTATCTTTATTACGATTGCTGGATATTTCACAGGAAAAATGCTCGGTTGGAGCACGATGGATTCGATGTTCCTCGGTGGGATGCTCGCAAGTTCCTCGACCACGATTATTATCCGCGCCTTTGATGAGCTCGGCGTCAAAACCAAGAACTTTGCTAAAACCGTTTTCGGCGTCCTCGTTGTGGAAGACATTGTGGTGATTTTGCTGATGGTGTTACTTTCAACAATCGCGGTTACCAAAGAGTTTGAAGGTACGCAAATCCTCTTTACAGTAGCAAAACTTCTGTTCTTCCTCATCCTCTGGTTTCTGCTCGGAATCTTCCTGCTCCCGACTTTCCTTAAGAAAATCAAAGACCTTATCGATGAAGAAATCCTGATGATCCTCTCCATCGGTCTTTGTCTCGGAATGGTTCTGATCGCGACTTCTGTAGGTTTTTCTGCCGAACTTGGCGCTTTCGTAATGGGTTCCATAATCGCTGAAACGACAGTTGCCGAAAAAATCGAACATACCCTAAAATCCGTGAAAGATCTTTTTGGAGCAGTATTCTTCGTTTCTGTCGGAATGATGATTAACTACAATGATATGATCGTTTATGCGATTCCAATTCTTGCGGTTACTTTTCTGACCTTATTCGGCAAACTTTTCAGTTCCACTTTAGGTGCACTGCTTTCAGGACAGCCATTAAAACAATCCGTCCAGGTCGGAATGAGTATGGCACAAATCGGTGAATTTGCATTTATTGTGGCTACTTTGGGACTTTCGCTTGGTGTGATTTCGGACTTTCTGTTTCCTGTCGCAGTCGGTGTTTCAGCCATTACCACCTTCACCACGCCTTATATGATTAAACTTTCTGAACCTTTCTACAACTGGATCGTGAAAGTTACCCCACAAAAATATATCGACCGAATCAACAAATATTCTTCCAACACCCAAAGCATTCAGGTTGAAAACAGTTGGCAAGTTCTGCTAAAAAATTATGCGCGGATTATTCTTGTTAATGGCATCATCATTATTGGGATTTATCTTCTGTGCTCCAAGTTCATCATCCCAAACATTAACGAACATCTTGATAATAACGACATAAAAAATATTATTGGAATTGCACTTCCTATTTTGTCTGCACTACCCTTTTTATGGGCTTTAATGATGAAAAGACCAAGTTCCGGTGCATACGGCGAACTTTGGCAGAAAGCAAAATATAACCGCGGTCCCCTCTTGATTATTGAGATTTTCCGGATCATCCTGGGAATTCTGACCCTCGGTTTTTTCCTCGACCGATTTGCATCGACGCAGATTTCGATTTTTATCACGATTCCTGTCGCCGTGATCATCCTCGTCCTATTCAACAAAAGAATTAACCGCTTCTACAACAGGATCGAAAAAAGGTTTATCCGCAATCTCAACGACCGCTCCGAACAAAATGTGCAACCCGATGCTGTAACAAAACTCGCCGGAAACAGCGAAATTAAATCGAGTCTCGCTGCATGGGACGTCCATATTCTTGAGCTTGAAGTTAACCCTCTCGCCGACTATATTGGCAAAAAACTGATCGACTTGCAGTGGCGCGAAAAATACAATGTCAACATCGGCTATATCAAACGCGGAGACAAACTCATCCATACTCCCGACCGACACCAGGTTCTGATGCCGCACGACAAAGTGGGAATCATCACTACCGACGACGAATTTCAGATTTTCAAACCCGTTTTCGACAGCTTCGAAAAACCCGAAGAAACTAATGTGAATGAGGTTAAGTTGGGAAAAATTCTTATCAATAGACATTCTCCTGCGAAAAATCTAACCATCCGCCAATCGGGAATCCGCGACAAAACCGATGGACTTGTTGTTGCAATAAGACGTGGCGAGGAACGAATCCTAAATCCTGAATCCACAGAAATCCTTCGGGAAGACGATATTGTTTTTGTGGTCGGGAACAAAAAGAAAATCGAGAAACTGAATGTGGAGATTTAG
- a CDS encoding DUF3098 domain-containing protein, with product MAKKNKNFSADSIGKKEAETPAENNFYFGKENYKLMLIGLALIVVGFLLMMGADANTVDGKYDPNLWNEGIFSVRRIRIAPLLVIAGFVVEVYAILKRNK from the coding sequence ATGGCCAAAAAAAATAAGAATTTCTCAGCCGACTCGATCGGTAAAAAAGAAGCAGAAACTCCTGCAGAAAACAATTTCTATTTCGGAAAAGAAAACTACAAACTGATGCTGATTGGTTTGGCATTAATCGTGGTGGGCTTTCTCCTGATGATGGGAGCTGACGCGAATACAGTGGACGGAAAATACGATCCTAACCTTTGGAACGAGGGAATATTCTCCGTCCGAAGAATCCGTATCGCGCCACTTTTGGTCATCGCCGGATTTGTCGTTGAAGTTTACGCAATCTTGAAAAGAAACAAATAA